A segment of the Pirellulales bacterium genome:
CTCGACTCGCGCCGTGAGTTCTACAGCGCCGAATCATTGCGAGCGTTCTCAAGGGATACATTGCCTCCCGGTGAATTTGAACGTCTTCAGGATGAACTGCATAGCGGAATCGGTGATGAGATACGGGCCGCTCATGACAACGGATACCGTCGTGTCTTGGCGGTCGTCAAGATCGCGCGCTCGCTCCAGCTAACGGCGCACGCCTTAGTGAGCCGTCTGACCATCCGAGACCGAGGAGGGATCTGCCATCAGCTAGCAAATGACGACAAGTTGAGGTGGATCAAATGAGCATGGTTGATCGACAACTCGTCCTTTTCAACAGCCCAGTTGAGGTCGGTCTACGAGCACTCGTCCTTTTGACGGACGTGTTTCCTGACGCCTGCACCTTAGAAAGACTCGTTATTCTCGACTACTTCGTTGTCCACTCGGACGATCTTCCAGCGGGACCTCGTGGACTTCATCCTCAGACGCCTCACAGAAGTGGCGAAATTCTCGTGCGCAGAAATGCTCTTCAAGCCGGCCTGATGTTGTTCTACAGCCGGGGCTTGGTCGAGATCCGGTATGACGGAAGCGGCGTAGGCTATGCGGCGACGGAAACTTCCTCAAGCTTCCTGGATGCGATTGATGCCGAATACGTCTCTGGTTTGCGTAACCGGTCGACATGGTTGCAGTCGACTTACGG
Coding sequences within it:
- a CDS encoding ABC-three component system middle component 2, producing the protein MSMVDRQLVLFNSPVEVGLRALVLLTDVFPDACTLERLVILDYFVVHSDDLPAGPRGLHPQTPHRSGEILVRRNALQAGLMLFYSRGLVEIRYDGSGVGYAATETSSSFLDAIDAEYVSGLRNRSTWLQSTYGGKSDAELQSVVQINIGVWGAEFEMESVLHLEDDE